In the genome of Bacteroides mediterraneensis, the window CCGAACCTTACACTTTTTATTGGAGGGCTGACCACTTTCCCACTATCATCTGTAGCCGAATAGATGATACCCGTATAGGGTGTTCCCATGTAATCGCCCCGAACCTGTCGGGCTTCAATGTTCAGTGTGGAAAGCAGTGCGGAATACTCTCCGAAATTCTGGAAACGGTAGCTCTCCAGTACGGCCTTCAGTGTGTTTCCTATCTGGTGGCGTATATCCCCCTGTGAGGCATCCACCTTTTTCAGTTCCGCTTTCGGATTCCGTCTTTCCGTATCCGCACTGTTACGCAGTCCGAATTCCTGTTCCAGTTCCCGGCAGGCTATCATGGAACGGCGGTGTTCATAGGAGTCATTGATTTTCCTTCCTTCATCGTCAATGCATACACTTACGATATGTACGTGCGTGTTGCAGGTATCGCCATGTCTGTACACGATGAACGGCTGGTCACCATATCCCATTTTCTGCATGTATTTCTCTGCCAGTTCCGCCAGCCTGTCATTGTCCAGCCTGTCTTCCGGTGCCGGACTGAGGGCGATATGCAGGACCGGCTTGTCCGTCCTCCTATTTGCCGTCATATGGTTCTCAAATGAAAGGAGAGCCAAACGCATGTCCTCGCTCGGCAATCCCGGGCGGTCGGAAATCATCCGGTGTCCGGACAGGATTTCCGCCGTCCCTTGAAATACCTTTTCATGGTTATAGGACAGTGCTCCGTAAAGGCTTGCCCCGTGACTTATCTTTGCAACCATTTCTGTTCATATTCTTTGGTTAATGCCATAATCTGCTTGTTGAGCAGTATCAGTTCCAGGGTAGCCTTTTCAAGTTTGTAAAGCAGGGACATCGCCCTTTTGTCCCCGAAGTTTTTCTGTACGGCCCTTACGACCTGATTGTAATTGTTGCCTATTGCCTGGAATTGTCTGTAAAATTCCCCGAGCCGGATGTAATAGTCCATGGAAACCTTGTCCACCTTGATTACCTTCAGTTGTTCTGAAAAGATTGATTTCTTGATAAAGATTGTCCTGTCCCTTGCTCCGGATTCCAGAAACAGTTTCTCGAATTTCCCTTTCTCCTGTGCGTTCAAGCGGAAACTGTACTTGTAGTCCGCCGGATCAGTCTTCGTTCTTTTGCCTGTCCTTCTTGCCTGTTTTTTCTCCATGCTTTTCTGTTTTTGGGTTATATTGCTTTCTCCGTCAGATTTTCCGACTTTGAAGGAAAATCCCCCGACCGTGAGGGAGGGCAAGTTGGTCTTTGTCGGACAGAATACTTTCTGTCGGACAAAGACACAACTTGCTCTGTTCGTTTGAACAGAGAATCCACCTCCGGCGGATTGCTGCGCGACGTGAGCGGCGTGCTGCTGTCCGTCGGAAGATGTTCCAAGCCGTTCATCGGTTCTGACTTTGCAAAATTATGACCGTGTAAACAGTTGTGAAATAGCGGATTGTATGACATATAATGACGCCTGATGACATCTGATGTCATGGTATTGGTTACATATTACCTGTATGCTTGAAAGACCTTATTTTTGACGCGATTTAAGCGTGCAATATTGCAATAACATAATGACATAATAACATAACAACATGGTATTGCAATAATATAAGGACATAATAACATAATAACATGGCAACATAGTATTACAATAACATAAGGACATAATAACATGGCAATATAGCATTGCAATAACATAAGGATATAATAACGTAACAACATAGTATTGCAATAACATAATGACATAATAACATGGCAACATAATATTGCAATAACATAAGGACATAATAACACGGCAACATAATATTGTAATAATATAAGGACATAATAACATGGCAATATAGTATCACAATAGCGTAATGCCA includes:
- the mobB gene encoding conjugal transfer protein MobB, giving the protein MVAKISHGASLYGALSYNHEKVFQGTAEILSGHRMISDRPGLPSEDMRLALLSFENHMTANRRTDKPVLHIALSPAPEDRLDNDRLAELAEKYMQKMGYGDQPFIVYRHGDTCNTHVHIVSVCIDDEGRKINDSYEHRRSMIACRELEQEFGLRNSADTERRNPKAELKKVDASQGDIRHQIGNTLKAVLESYRFQNFGEYSALLSTLNIEARQVRGDYMGTPYTGIIYSATDDSGKVVSPPIKSVRFGKRFGNTGLSECMLRHTQDFKEGRWSPVISGKVVWAIRNAKSEQEFRELLKQEHIDVVFRRNDTGRIYGVTFIDHERREAFNGSRMGKEFSANVFNGLVNWWEGIPWQDRQQSGPEELWKQYGHRMEENSALEQAAGIFSFEANPAVDYEEEAFRRRMKRKKKPQKRKSRGI
- the mobA gene encoding conjugal transfer protein MobA, producing MEKKQARRTGKRTKTDPADYKYSFRLNAQEKGKFEKLFLESGARDRTIFIKKSIFSEQLKVIKVDKVSMDYYIRLGEFYRQFQAIGNNYNQVVRAVQKNFGDKRAMSLLYKLEKATLELILLNKQIMALTKEYEQKWLQR